The window AACTATCTTGTACAGTCTGGTTCAAATTTATCAAAGTAAACAACATTCCTACATTGAAGAGGCTAGAACTTACTTGAAATTAGGATTCGACGCTGCTGGTGCTGTAGGAAGAAGCCGTATAGCTAAAGCATCATATATCTCATCCATGGAACTATAAATGAAAcagaagcaaaaataaaaataaaataccactCGTCAACACAGCAGAAGCAAggctaataagaaaaaaattgtttgttcaCTTCAAATTCAACCATAAGAATGACTGATCTAATGTGAACTAGTCATACCCGGCCTCAACAACAGGAATCTCTCTCTTTTGACTACATAAGACCTGATGCCACAGATCACGAAATACAAATCAACATTATTAAATCataagcttctttttttaactttccaggaaaaaaattgttcaaaaagACAGAAGAAAATAGCAATTTAAAGGCAACCTTTATAGAGTTTACTTTGTGAACCAGGCAACAAGGTCGCGTCAACAAAGACAGCGAATCTCTTCTATTCAATGAAATTGGAAGCTCCAGATGAAGTTTAATCCTTCTAAATAGCAATGCCTCTGGAAAATCACAACATTTTTACTCCGTAGACAACATAAAACAGATAGAAATCGAACACAGGCCTGTGCTTAAAACATATCGACAGCATCAGAGAGGATTTGCAcgttcaatattttaaaattaaaacaaatcgaGCTTTTCCAGTGCTATAATTAACCACGAATAAGTTTTGGAAtagtacaattttttttgtgtttaatacaagaatctgttttttttttcaaattttttcgtGATCGCAAAAAGGAGACAAAAGGTGTTAGAGAGAGACCTGTAGATGGACGCAGATAGGTGGTGGAGGTTGATAATGAAAAAGATACCTCCATGGCTGCCACGAATCACCAAACAGAACAGGGAACTATAACAACTTGTGCTTATGTTTGAGTTTGGAGTGAAGGAGATTATGCTGTTTCTTCGATCTTCTTCTATTCCTCCTGTTCTTTTATCCTGTATTCGGTAATCGGTAATAGGTAGTGTGGTggtagttattttataaaatatttttttattttaaaataatattattttagttttataaattaatttttaacattgttatattaaaaaaaataaaaaataaaaaataattttctttttaaatattgctaCCACGAAAACAAGCACAACATAAGTGTATGCTTAGAAGATTTTTttcccaattattttttatttaaaaataattatttttaatattaaaatattaaaaatgtattaaaaaaaaaataattaaaaaaaaaaacaagacgtAATGAGCAACAgataaaacatcattaaaatttaaataatataagtcattagttaattaatacgtTCATGTCATCATTTTAAGTcagcaaattatatatatatatatatatatcgggaaattaatgaaaataaattttaaatagttaaattaatataattattatgaatttctttttaaaatactttatatcTTTACTGGGTACATCAACATAAAAAGATTAGCAAAAGCTTTTTGAGTTATTGAAATGAAGcactaaaaagaaattttgagtttgattataagatttttttcatagttttaaagtcattgttttttatatcagttttattttattttatgtaactggattatataaatataaatataaatataaatattatttttaaaaataaattgatcatAATAATAactctattattattatgaaaatgagaaataaaagataaaaagtatAATCTTCTGTTTATATTGCTAATTTCTTGCTTTTCTAAATGAATCAATTTTGATTTACCTTCTTATAAGGagacaatattttaatatacaacAAGTTagcttaattatattttaagtttgaaacttgtattgataaagaaaaaaaaagttaattgacAAATTCATTTACAATCAGCATCAATGTTAATCTTTCCGCACAAAAAATAGTTACATTattttgactatttagaaaAGTGAttgtttctatttaattttccaTATTAGTAATTGTTTTAAATAGAAAGTTGcatataattaatgatttttataaattcgCTGAAATAGACTAATGACATGGCATATCAGTTAGTGACTTAAGTTGGAACTTATAGAATGCTAATAGTTACAGTGTAATTACTATAAAATATCTCTATGATGACATGTTATATTAGTTAATAGTTCAAGTTGTAACTGACATCGTCCTATAAATTACATCTTATGCACTATAAAATTTTTCACATTAGTGGTAGTGTTGTTCAACTCGATTTTTGAaagtgtattttaaattttttaatctaaaaaaaccataaaattaatatttttatatgttttttttaatggttttaatgtaccgatatataaaaattaaataaaaaaacttaaaaaaattgtttaaataaagtttttattaaaaaatacttttcaaaaatattttacaccatATTACTAAATACACATTTATTCTGCACTACTTATTATCTTACATGGTTAAAATTGCCCCTCCAGTAATATTCTCATAAAATACTGAAAAAATTATGGTATCCGatcatgatgatgatgttttctttaaaaacatttcCAATGATAAAAgccatttataaaaaattaatgaaatagctttttaaatagtataaatataattttttttatatgcaatccaatgaaaaaaaaagtattttaacaaCTTATTTGtagtctaatatatatataatattttttgtttttgttttagaaaaacaaaaaataggggagaaaagctagaaaaaatagttttttactgTTGGCTGTTCATTTGGCTCTCTAAGATGCCCCAATAAAACAACATGAagcaataaatttataattaaaaataacattttaataatTGAGTACGAATTGTTTTGgattaattgaagaatttaaaagaGAGAATAAATTCAAATCCAATTTTTGAATACAAGGTTGATATACACCCGAAGAACTCATTCAACTCCTTTTGAAAGGTAAGAAAAATTTGTATCATGAGTTCTTTGTTCCCGTTGGATCAGACATAGTGCCTCGATCTCTCTTTTTTCTGTATAGCAGGCTAGCAGCATACATGATCGGCAAAGAAAAGTTAAACATGCATGATCTCGTGCAATGCATGTGATTGCAAAGACTGCTCTTGTGAGCTGTGAGAGATATTTTACACGAATTCCTCATTTGCATTGCAGGATATTCTTTAATTGTTGTCAAAATTGAGCAAATTCACAACCCAAAACTCCATCACAGGCATAACAAAACAGTTACATCCAAGGCATTTGCAACGAATCAAGCATGCAATAACAGAATTCATTATTTGAGAGGAGGGTATGTTGTCATGAAATGATACATCTATCCAAAAATTTGAGGCTTCACCATTATAACAAATTTATCATCAAGTGAAAGTTCTACATAAAAAGTTTCTGCAACAGCTGATGCTATAAAAACTATGACCTTGCAATTATCAAATGATTCTGAAAATTGCAGTAAAACAGAAAACTTGGATGGTTGGTCAATTACCTTGCCAGATCAAAAGATACCGCTCTTTGCAGAAATACATGCATTCCCCGTCTGTGAATTCCCTAGGAATCTCAATCAGGAGAACTGGTAGACAAAAATGATACATTGCTGAGCGCCCTTCTAGTCATAGAAAATTAAGCTTCATGAAATGCAGCAAGAAAATCACATCAAGGGAATCAAGAATCCCAGTGTTTAAGATCTCCTCTATGCATGGTCATAATGATGCAACTTGTATAACAGAACTTTTCCAGCAGCATTTCCCATGGCCATGAAACCTCCACCAGGACTGAAATCCAAACAACGGGGATAATGTATGGCGTTGTTTGCTGGAGGCCAGTTAGAAAAGACAGTAAATGATGGGACATGTATCAACTTTAAACTGTTCTTCTTCATGTGGGAACAAACGGCCAATATTTGAGCATcattattaaatttcaaaaagtcCACCTTGGTGGTCAAATTCTCGATTGTCTTGATAGGTTTTTTCTTCCCACCTAAAAACTCATCTCTATTGTAGATATTTACTATACCACTGTCTGAACCAGCAGCAAACAAATTTCTTGTTGGTGAAGTGCAGAGAGCTGTGCCATGAATACAACCCTCATCAACAGCCTTGTGGATGCAAGCCCTTGTCCTCAAGTCCCAGTGGTAGACCTGCCCATCACCTCCATGGCTCAGTAATTGCTGCCCATCGTCAGCAAAAGCTAATGAACGAACAGTTCCATTCATCTTTAGAGTCCCAACTAGTTCCTTTGTTTTGGATGACaccagaaggatataaccttcATTGCCCACAAAAGCAATCATACTAGAATCAGGGGAAACCTCAAAAACTTCCAAGCTCTTCTCCTCCCTTCCAACAAGTGGGCCAATTTTATCAACTTTAGCTTTTACTAAATCAAAGCTATAAAAGAACTTTCTTCTTCCAGCTATGATAACCTTAGAACCATCAGGTAAAAATGATGCCTTTCTAATGGGgcaatcatcaataaatatacTTTGTATTTTGGTATTCCGTTTACCATCAATCTGAAAAAACCTAAGCCTCCGGTCTAATCCAGCCGCAAGTAACAACTGAGCATTCTGATGGAACTGAACCGAATTTATTGGACCATTTGAAGGATCCTCAGCATTTGCATCCACAAGTCTTGAGTACTCAAGAAGACCAGGCAACAGTTTTGCTCTGCTCTTCACCACAAGATCTTCATTAGTTCGGAGAATATCATCATAAGCATTATCATTCTTGTAACCACGAGCCAAAACTATGCCATTTTCTTCATCGGACAGTTCATCATCGGACAAACCATCATTTCTAGACTGCGAATCAAGTCTGGCCCAATCAGTGCCTGGATTCATCTTAGCATGCTGAGCCCTTAACCTTGAAACATACTGTGAACCAGAAATCAAACTCTCATCCTCATCCTTCCTCAGTTTCCTTAATCTATTAACCTTAGCAATGTTAACTTTGGTCTTCTCCTCTTCCTCATCAAGCCACACAGCTTTCCGTTCCTCTTCTATATCGCTTTCCTTCATCAATTCCACATCTTCTTCACAACCAGGCTCTACACTGCCCACAGACCGGtctaaaaagaatgaaagagaatcctttttctcttcctctttcCCGAATTCAACAGGAGAGTATAGGGAACCAAACAAAAAGTTCTCCAACttcttcatttcctttccttcttcAATTTCCAACTGCTTCTCTAGCAGCTCATCCCTTTCTTTTCGTTTCTTCTTTGTCTTTGACAAGACCAAATCAGATTCTATTCCACCCTCATCATCTTTATGCACCCCCAAAAAAGCAGGCTCGTCAGCATCGGCATTTGAATTATTCACCCCCAAAAAAGCAGGCTCGTCAGCATTTGAGCGCTTAACTCTATTTTTTGAGCCAACATTTTGAGATATCAAACTCATTTTTCCGTAAAATATATCCTGATTGtgcaaaacaaaaccaaatttcaaacaaattaattatcttcAGCTATGGAGGTCATACACATGAATTCGTGTATACTTTTTAACGATAAATACGAAAATCCTTACCAAAATCAGAACTACTGCATATCTAACAATTCCATGAGATTATAAATGCACAAAAATCAAGTACCAAGAAATCCCCTGTACGTAAATTCCAGGTGGCATCACTACATGCACTCCTAAATTTACTAAAACAATTCGAGCAAGATCTACAATTCGAAAGATAAAAGAGACCCGGAAAGCCACGGAAGCTTTAAtacaaatcaaatttacaagATGAGAAGCCTAGTTTGGGATTTAAGGGGGGAAGGGAATTGCAAATTAACTCAGGAAAACAGAGTGCGATTCAAATATCAGGTAAAGATTTCGATTTTACCTTAGGAAAGTGAAAGAAGCTGTCAGCTTCCACGAATAGAGACGGCGAGGAGAGGCGGGAGGAGCTAGCTAGGGTTTAAGCTTTTTCAAAGGTTTAGGGTTTTCTGCTTTAAGTTCGGCAATTTGGTTGCTTGTCCGGGTCGACTGTTGAGTAATACCCGATTTTAATAATTAGGTGTGCCCGTTTCACTAAATCATAGGCCTAGTTTCATTATTTTAGTTGAGCCCGGcccatttatttcttttttttattaataaaaaataaaataaatcctgATACAAATTCATTTGCTCATCCTACGTGATAACATGCatgaaaagaatattaaaattgaattgggagattgaattttcttctttttttttaattcttattttcttttaaataaaggaGTTATTTGATAAAGATAACAAAGATGGAGTTCATCATACAAAACAAATACGTACCCACAcacaagaagaagagaaaaaaaaaaaaagtacgtgatggaaattgaaaatattattggtttgatggataaaaacaaaaatatgaaataaatatattttttataatgatttttaagtgaatttacgatattttaaaatacaagataTAGAAAGCCTTATTCCCTCTATCTTTATTATACAGTCAAATatatacaattaattttttaaaactgtaaagcactttatttatttattccgcAGGCCAGTAGCCAACTCTTTGGCtgaggtttttgtttttcatcgtCTCttagtattaattattttttaaagtatttttgtttaaatatattaaaataattagttcTTTATCTACCTTGCATGCTTTTTTTACATTGCATTTTAATTAGTTCTTTTTGTTACAATATTAGATTCAGTTTTAAACCATTGTATAAgttttttagaaatttgatgaattttaagATCGGCTCCAAGTAAATATACAGAGTAAAAAACCATAGATTAAAACCACCAATttacttattgttttttacaatatCTCCGCTGGCTGTCCAGAAATTCCTCCTTGACACGCTTATAGCTAAAAATAACCACACCAGCCAACCCATTGCCTTGCTGTATGTCAGGTAAGTGGAAATTTTTAGTGATCGGATGCTAGGCCTAATTTCCTGAGATGGTCGTGCGTGTCGAGAGGGTGATCATCGAGTTTTGGGCGTTCAGGTTGCACCCAACGGCCGTCGTTATTCCTTATCATACCCTTGTTCTCATCTTGCCTCCAGTTTGGTGGAACCAGATGATGATCTTTCAAAAAATCGCATGCCTTGTTTACCAACGCAGGGTCCCTTCCACTTGCTAGTACAAATCTGTGCCCCTTTCCATGGTACCTGCAACACGTAAACCAAACAGAAATCGGTGAAATCTATCAGCTTTTTCCCAGGATACTTTCGCCTAAGTTAATTGTTTATCATCACTTTCTCCGTTTTGcagataaattcaaaatataaacacCACTAACAACAAGACATACAGACAATAGCAACGATTCCAGATGAGATGTATCACTGGGAAAGAACTTGGAAATTAATGGAATGGAAAACGTGTTTGCGTAAAAATTAGGTCAGTTGGGCTGCTCGTGATTTTAACAGGCTACCAGGCTAGAATTCCTGGCAAGGGTTAGACCTCGAATTCAAGTGTGAAAATTAACAAGTTGCTGAACGTGACTTGTACAGAATTGGAATTCAACAGCTTTAAAATCTACACGTTACACGCCTCTGGTCTTCAAAACTGAAGCCCCTTTTGACGGTGTCCATTCGAGGACGATGAATTGTCTCGATGTTGACTTTTAGCTGCTTAACATTAACTAGTCAACTGTTTTGGTTTCTCATAATTGTACACTGAAAGACTAGCTGGCTAAAACAGATTCAGATTATTGAAGCACTCTGTCTGTTATATATCGGCAAGCTTTCATTTTTAGTACTGTTTGCCtgctaaaattttttttttaggtggcttatttgagaaataaatttatgaaaagtaaataatttttttatatttggtagtgtcatacaaaataaattgaaaaataatttttaatatttgactaTGTAATGAAAGAtgagttagaaaataatttattaatattttatttttttcaagtttattaaaaaaataagaaacaaatcttacaaatttaaaagttgaataagaatgaaattaaaaaaattaaaaattatctcaaataaaataaataataatcaaatgaataaggatcaaatctaataaataaaataaattcaattaacaaaaataagagaaaagtaaataataataaaaaaataaagaccaaaattgatataaaaatcaaattaaatcaaattataaaaaataaaattgaaaaaaaaaagatttaaaacaaaatatatagcaatcaaaagtgtgatgatcaaatttgatataatcaataaataacatgatatttataaattttttataatttttaaaaagtattttcctttcaaaataaaaaaaaattctaaaaatcatgtcaaattaattttgaactagaaaatattatttactaatCAACTTTTCTATTACCAATCAATAAATAACTAATTTCAGCAAAACACTTTTCATGATGCGTCTTCATCTCTCCCTCTCTATCGGGAAACTTGcattcaaaagaaaagatgaaaaaatcaaCATCTTTCATCCTAAGGGTCCCCTTTTTTTAATGCTACTAGCTATCAGTACTTGTCATCATCGTGGCCGCCATTGATGGCAAGTTACCTGAATCGTTAACAATGGCTAGCTGGAAGCAAGCAGATAAGAAATTGGCTAGGGGCATGATGTCAACATATCATCTTCTTTTATGCATCTTCCAGCCGAATCCTAGttcttaaaacaataaattgcaTGCCAATAATATCAACAGCAGTGGTTCGGCACGTTATGACAACCTAATAATATCATGTAAAcgtaaaatttaattacaaattaaagCAACCGACATTGAACTTTAACTTCATAGCatagaaacaaaacaacaaaacagaGAATGGGTGAACGTCCCATTTGATAGAGaagttgaattgatttttaaaaatacatctttcACATAATGTTTTTATACAAGTTTCATGATCAGAAACAACGAAAGGTCAATAATCaaggaatttaaattatttataggcTCTTCCATTAAAGAAATCCCTGTggataatatattaatgttgttGATATGAGTtgatagaaaaggaaaaggaaaaaaaaagaataccatGATGACCAGAAAACATAATCAGGCATCAGCaatgaataagaagaagaaaaacttacCCATCAAGCAAGTGCAAATGAGCCTCCAAGTTATGGGCACACGCCGGATCGCTCGTTTGTTTCAAGAAAGGCGAGTTCCTGTGATCAAGAGCCAGCTCCACTCCAACATGCGAGTAAGCCCAAGGCAGCCCCTCAGCCAACTTCATTAACGGAGGCGGCACttgttcattaaaaaacaatccaggTGATTTAGGTACCATATCCTGCACGTTAACCACCCTCAAAACCTTGACCCCCAATGACTCGATCCTTTCCTTGAACCTCACATTCCCGACCCGAGGACCTGAAAAGGAAAACACAGAAACGGGCAATGCCCGGCCATCTTGCATCACATGTAAACCCGTTTCCGCAATATCGTACGCACTTAGCATAGCCAAAGCACTGCCTAAACTGTGCCCGGTAATTGTAATGCTCATTTCCTCATCAGCATACATCTCAGTTAACCTTTTCACCTCCGATAAAATCTGCTCTCTAGCTGAATATTTACAAAATCGACAATTCTCATCTTTGTCCGTGTAAAGATCCAAGAATCCGTATTCGACTTTGACAGTCGGATCCGGGCAGGGgattttattaccattaattgGCTTGAGAAAGTCCATTAAGTCAGAAATCCACTCTAGATGTGTCACCGTGCCCCTCCACGCAATACTAATGTCACGGCGGCCTAAACATTTTGTTGTTTCATCGTCAGAAACGGCTACGTATCCAATCCAATTGGCCTTGTGGCTCCAGACTTTAGGCCAAcgagattttttgaaaaaattcgaAAGGTCGATGTTTGATGTGGCATACAAGTACCTGGTGACCTCGTATCCATGGTGTGCCATTCCTAGTGACTCCAAAAACCTGCGACGTATAAATCTGCAGCTGCCACAATATTTTGAGAATGGATCGAAATCGAAAGCATCGTAGCAAGCTTGCGCCATCTCGCCATATCTGATTAGTTCCGATCGTAAGAGTGGGTCCATTGGGTCAAGAAGGCCAACCCAATCATCTTGACCCTGGATTTCTCTCCACACATCAGCCAGTTTTCGCTCTGGTTCTTTGGTGTTCGTATTGGTTTCGTGGTCTTGTTCCTTTTCGAGCTCTGTGATTATGGAAGTTAACGACTCGCTTGTTTTGGACAGGACACAAGGTATGGTACTGTTGGATGTTTTTCCTGTGATATCTATGGATCTTGATCGGCCGAGTTGGGAGTTTTGGCTTGGAAGTTGCACAGAGGAACATTTTCTGGATTGGAAAATGTCTTGTTTGAAAGGAAACTGAAGAGTGCTGGATAGAGAGAGGTTGGCCATTGTTGTTGAAAAGGAGGCCTGTGAAGCAAACTCAAGGTggtcaataaataatatatatgcagGGTGTGGCCTTCTGGGTACCTAACAATGACAAGTCAGAATAGGGCGTGGTCTGGAAGCCAGCTGAGTTGAAGATTCCAACTTGAAGAACTTGAATTGTTTAATGCATGTGTCGGAGTCATGGCATTGGCTATTTTTATGTGGCTAGTTCATGAAAGTTCTGCCTAGGTGTGGCACTCCCGTCTTGTAATTGAAACCTTGCCTGTTTAGTGAGAGATCTACAGGCAGTGAGCAGCTGTCGTCTAGCAGGAAAGTAAGACGTTTATACTTATGGTCGGTGGTCAATTTTACTTGATTAAATTGATGTCGTTTTGCTGATAGTTACCGTGTGAAATGGTACCTGCTACTGAAATTCTGCCATGGTAGATCAGCactcatatcatatcatatcatatcacACAAGGGACTGGGGACACTTGCACGATAATGCTGGCTAAAAAACACTGCATTTTTCGGCCATCTTGATAAGATAAGTTTAAgtgagaaattaaaagaaaagaaggaaaaagattgAAGAGTTACGTCATAGAATAAAATTCGGAGAGACGTTCTCTTCTGGATAATGACCATCTATTGCAAGAATATTGACCCAGCCGTAGCTAAGGACAACAGCGTTTTATAATCAATTAACTTGTTTAGCAGTATGTTatgagtgttttttaaataattttttatgtcaaaatatatgttaataatttttttttattttttaaaaattatttttgacatcagcatattaaaacgatccaaaacgtataaaccatattaaattttagcaaaaatttaaatttaaattttttgatattgagaTTACTGTTGtggtt is drawn from Populus nigra chromosome 5, ddPopNigr1.1, whole genome shotgun sequence and contains these coding sequences:
- the LOC133694455 gene encoding U3 small nucleolar RNA-associated protein 18 homolog, whose product is MSLISQNVGSKNRVKRSNADEPAFLGVNNSNADADEPAFLGVHKDDEGGIESDLVLSKTKKKRKERDELLEKQLEIEEGKEMKKLENFLFGSLYSPVEFGKEEEKKDSLSFFLDRSVGSVEPGCEEDVELMKESDIEEERKAVWLDEEEEKTKVNIAKVNRLRKLRKDEDESLISGSQYVSRLRAQHAKMNPGTDWARLDSQSRNDGLSDDELSDEENGIVLARGYKNDNAYDDILRTNEDLVVKSRAKLLPGLLEYSRLVDANAEDPSNGPINSVQFHQNAQLLLAAGLDRRLRFFQIDGKRNTKIQSIFIDDCPIRKASFLPDGSKVIIAGRRKFFYSFDLVKAKVDKIGPLVGREEKSLEVFEVSPDSSMIAFVGNEGYILLVSSKTKELVGTLKMNGTVRSLAFADDGQQLLSHGGDGQVYHWDLRTRACIHKAVDEGCIHGTALCTSPTRNLFAAGSDSGIVNIYNRDEFLGGKKKPIKTIENLTTKVDFLKFNNDAQILAVCSHMKKNSLKLIHVPSFTVFSNWPPANNAIHYPRCLDFSPGGGFMAMGNAAGKVLLYKLHHYDHA
- the LOC133694456 gene encoding phospholipase A1-Igamma1, chloroplastic-like isoform X1; this encodes MANLSLSSTLQFPFKQDIFQSRKCSSVQLPSQNSQLGRSRSIDITGKTSNSTIPCVLSKTSESLTSIITELEKEQDHETNTNTKEPERKLADVWREIQGQDDWVGLLDPMDPLLRSELIRYGEMAQACYDAFDFDPFSKYCGSCRFIRRRFLESLGMAHHGYEVTRYLYATSNIDLSNFFKKSRWPKVWSHKANWIGYVAVSDDETTKCLGRRDISIAWRGTVTHLEWISDLMDFLKPINGNKIPCPDPTVKVEYGFLDLYTDKDENCRFCKYSAREQILSEVKRLTEMYADEEMSITITGHSLGSALAMLSAYDIAETGLHVMQDGRALPVSVFSFSGPRVGNVRFKERIESLGVKVLRVVNVQDMVPKSPGLFFNEQVPPPLMKLAEGLPWAYSHVGVELALDHRNSPFLKQTSDPACAHNLEAHLHLLDGYHGKGHRFVLASGRDPALVNKACDFLKDHHLVPPNWRQDENKGMIRNNDGRWVQPERPKLDDHPLDTHDHLRKLGLASDH
- the LOC133694456 gene encoding phospholipase A1-Igamma2, chloroplastic-like isoform X2; its protein translation is MANLSLSSTLQFPFKQDIFQSRKCSSVQLPSQNSQLGRSRSIDITGKTSNSTIPCVLSKTSESLTSIITELEKEQDHETNTNTKEPERKLADVWREIQGQDDWVGLLDPMDPLLRSELIRYGEMAQACYDAFDFDPFSKYCGSCRFIRRRFLESLGMAHHGYEVTRYLYATSNIDLSNFFKKSRWPKVWSHKANWIGYVAVSDDETTKCLGRRDISIAWRGTVTHLEWISDLMDFLKPINGNKIPCPDPTVKVEYGFLDLYTDKDENCRFCKYSAREQILSEVKRLTEMYADEEMSITITGHSLGSALAMLSAYDIAETGLHVMQDGRALPVSVFSFSGPRVGNVRFKERIESLGVKVLRVVNVQDMVPKSPGLFFNEQVPPPLMKLAEGLPWAYSHVGVELALDHRNSPFLKQTSDPACAHNLEAHLHLLDGLS